A section of the Rhipicephalus sanguineus isolate Rsan-2018 chromosome 11, BIME_Rsan_1.4, whole genome shotgun sequence genome encodes:
- the LOC119373579 gene encoding distal membrane-arm assembly complex protein 2 — protein sequence MFPGQRLTMLRRLPRVLAASAIDANRAGASLLGTTRRCLSDDTEWKRKKRQVPVNTSVDYVTIDSKPNPLETVGSMFKGLGVDFVASLHNVPTYFTERAAFDRKLRRERMRRLSSQKFFPERHGILGPDLAAASFLIFRGALVKFQDKDEWYKKTEDDETGLPLKYEPGWVVEAIDASNAELYYEGLDNLTCLEGLKALRLAGNPNVDDWFMDRLSQFRETLEHLDVSGCPQITEHGLAALYRLRNLKTITLAHLSHIKHIKLVGLMLEEAIPGCRVLGINYFDSDASPGQSKESSSSQANQKPQGQQEEPFQSPEKLKSF from the exons ATGTTTCCTGGTCAACGTCTCACGATGCTGCGACGCCTTCCCCGCGTTCTGGCGGCGTCCGCTATCGATGCAAACCGTGCGGGCGCGTCGCTGCTGGGAACCACTCGCCGTTGCCTCAGCGATGACACCGAGTggaagcgcaagaagagacaggTGCCCGTCAACACGAGCGTCGACTACGTGACGATCGACTCGAAGCCCAACCCACTCGAGACGGTGGGCTCAATGTTCAAGGGACTCGGGGTCGACTTCGTGGCCTCCCTGCATAACGTACCGACTTACTTCACGGAGAGAGCTGCCTTCGATCGCAAACTGCGTCGGGAAAGGATGCGACGTCTGTCGAGCCAAAA ATTCTTTCCAGAGCGCCACGGTATCCTGGGCCCCGATCTGGCCGCTGCATCGTTCCTCATCTTCCGAGGAGCGCTTGTCAAGTTCCAGGACAAGGACGAATGGTACAAGAAGACTGAAGACGACGAGACGGGCCTTCCGCTGAAGTATGAACCGGGCTGGGTCGTCGAAGCCATCGATGCTTCCAATGCCGAGCTCTACTACGAGGGCTTGGACAATCTCA CATGTCTCGAGGGCCTTAAGGCGCTACGGCTGGCTGGTAATCCAAACGTTGACGACTGGTTCATGGACAGGCTAAGCCAGTTCAGGGAGACCTTAGAACACCTGGACGTCTCTGGGTGTCCTCAGATCACAGAGCATGGCTTGGCTGCCCTCTACAGGCTGAG GAATTTGAAGACCATAACACTAGCCCACCTGTCTCACATTAAGCACATCAAGCTTGTCGGCTTGATGCTGGAGGAAGCCATACCTGGCTGCCGAGTGCTGGGCATTAACTACTTCGACTCGGACGCATCGCCTGGGCAAAGCAAGGAGTCCTCGTCCAGTCAAGCTAATCAAAAGCCACAGGGACAACAGGAGGAACCGTTTCAGTCACCAGAAAAACTGAAATCATTTTAG
- the LOC119373860 gene encoding histone H2A has product MSGRGKGGKVKGKSKTRSSRAGLQFPVGRIHRLLRKGNYAERVGAGAPVYLAAVLEYLAAEVLELAGNAARDNKKTRIIPRHLQLAIRNDEELNKLLSGVTIAQGGVLPNIQAVLLPKKTEKKS; this is encoded by the coding sequence ATGTCTGGTCGCGGCAAGGGTGGCAAAGTCAAGGGGAAGAGCAAGACCCGCTCTAGTCGTGCCGGGTTGCAATTCCCGGTGGGTCGTATTCACCGCCTGCTGCGGAAGGGAAACTACGCCGAGCGCGTCGGTGCCGGCGCTCCGGTCTACTTGGCCGCCGTCCTGGAGTACCTGGCCGCCGAAGTGCTCGAGTTGGCCGGAAACGCGGCCCGTGACAACAAGAAGACCCGCATCATTCCCCGGCACCTGCAGCTTGCTATCAGAAATGACGAGGAGCTCAACAAGCTTCTCTCCGGCGTCACCATCGCTCAGGGTGGTGTGCTGCCCAACATTCAAGCCGTCCTGCTCCCCAAAAAGACCGAGAAGAAGTCCTAA
- the LOC119374833 gene encoding WD repeat-containing protein 74 isoform X2 has product MAAPRYHVFVGAETGLLKGVNTEKRTFANLNSLHEVSKSNEITCLRWKDASESEIYAGIRSQTVKTFCPNSGICKDVFEVKGGEGPIKGLGVVNSNLVTCVSSGLLRVWAQDGNTQAETEVGADVFRMRQHPRKEGIVATGGKENELKLWDLENLQKPVFTAKNVRNDFLDLRVPVWVTDMDFMNDSEKIIAITGHHQVRVYDPCSRQRRPVIDFEFDEYPLTCLSLTPRPEQVVVGNSHGRVGLLDIRRKGMVHVYKGVAGSIRSVCCHPTLPIVLYLKSRLNCLLMRTDFTVEDEEENKDEEEAAADDELWEEMEEVDEMADVSVKKVPTKRSREVTVAKSKKRRKSIKKDG; this is encoded by the exons atggcggcgcccaggtaCCATGTGTTTGTCGGAGCTGAAACTGGTCTTTTAAAAG GCGTCAACACCGAGAAGCGCACATTCGCGAACCTGAACAGCCTGCATGAGGTCAGCAAGAGCAATGAAATCACGTGTCTTCGCTGGAAAGACGCCTCCGAATCTGAG ATTTACGCTGGCATACGATCACAAACTGTGAAAACGTTCTGCCCAAACAGCGGCATTTGCAAGGACGTATTCGAAGTCAAAGGAGGCGAAGGCCCCATCAAAGGACTCGGGGTTGTCAACTC AAACCTTGTCACCTGCGTGAGTTCAGGACTTCTGAGGGTGTGGGCGCAGGATGGAAACACCCAG GCAGAGACGGAGGTTGGTGCAGACGTATTTCGAATGCGACAGCACCCACGCAAAGAGGGAATCGTGGCGACGGGAGGCAAGGAAAACGAGCTCAAGTTGTGGGACCTGGAGAACTTGCAGAAACCCGTCTTTACGGCAAAAAAT GTCCGGAATGATTTCCTTGATCTCAGAGTACCAGTATGGGTTACAGACATGGACTTTATGAATGATTCCGAGAAAATTATTGCCATTACAGGGCATCACCAG GTTCGTGTTTACGATCCCTGTTCCCGGCAGAGGCGACCTGTCATTGACTTTGAGTTTGACGAGTATCCCCTGACGTGCTTGTCTCTGACGCCACGACCAGA GCAAGTTGTGGTTGGAAACAGTCACGGCCGCGTCGGTCTGCTGGACATCCGCCGCAAGGGCATGGTGCACGTGTACAAGGGAGTGGCCGGCAGCATCCGCTCCGTCTGCTGCCACCCGACTCTGCCCATCGTG CTGTACCTCAAGTCGAGGCTCAACTGCCTGCTGATGCGAACAGACTTCACCGTTGAAGACGAGGAAGAGAATAAAGACGAAGAAGAGGCTGCAGCCGATGATGAACTCTGGGAAGAGATGGAGGAAGTCGATGAAATGGCCGACGTTTCGGTGAAGAAGGTCCCCACGAAGAGAAGCCGCGAAGTCACCGTCGCAAAGAGCAAAAAGAGGAGAAAATCCATTAAAAAGGATGGCTAG
- the LOC119374833 gene encoding WD repeat-containing protein 74 isoform X1, whose protein sequence is MAAPRYHVFVGAETGLLKGVNTEKRTFANLNSLHEVSKSNEITCLRWKDASESEIYAGIRSQTVKTFCPNSGICKDVFEVKGGEGPIKGLGVVNSNLVTCVSSGLLRVWAQDGNTQAETEVGADVFRMRQHPRKEGIVATGGKENELKLWDLENLQKPVFTAKNVRNDFLDLRVPVWVTDMDFMNDSEKIIAITGHHQVRVYDPCSRQRRPVIDFEFDEYPLTCLSLTPRPEQVVVGNSHGRVGLLDIRRKGMVHVYKGVAGSIRSVCCHPTLPIVASCGLDRFVRVHDLHSRLLITKLYLKSRLNCLLMRTDFTVEDEEENKDEEEAAADDELWEEMEEVDEMADVSVKKVPTKRSREVTVAKSKKRRKSIKKDG, encoded by the exons atggcggcgcccaggtaCCATGTGTTTGTCGGAGCTGAAACTGGTCTTTTAAAAG GCGTCAACACCGAGAAGCGCACATTCGCGAACCTGAACAGCCTGCATGAGGTCAGCAAGAGCAATGAAATCACGTGTCTTCGCTGGAAAGACGCCTCCGAATCTGAG ATTTACGCTGGCATACGATCACAAACTGTGAAAACGTTCTGCCCAAACAGCGGCATTTGCAAGGACGTATTCGAAGTCAAAGGAGGCGAAGGCCCCATCAAAGGACTCGGGGTTGTCAACTC AAACCTTGTCACCTGCGTGAGTTCAGGACTTCTGAGGGTGTGGGCGCAGGATGGAAACACCCAG GCAGAGACGGAGGTTGGTGCAGACGTATTTCGAATGCGACAGCACCCACGCAAAGAGGGAATCGTGGCGACGGGAGGCAAGGAAAACGAGCTCAAGTTGTGGGACCTGGAGAACTTGCAGAAACCCGTCTTTACGGCAAAAAAT GTCCGGAATGATTTCCTTGATCTCAGAGTACCAGTATGGGTTACAGACATGGACTTTATGAATGATTCCGAGAAAATTATTGCCATTACAGGGCATCACCAG GTTCGTGTTTACGATCCCTGTTCCCGGCAGAGGCGACCTGTCATTGACTTTGAGTTTGACGAGTATCCCCTGACGTGCTTGTCTCTGACGCCACGACCAGA GCAAGTTGTGGTTGGAAACAGTCACGGCCGCGTCGGTCTGCTGGACATCCGCCGCAAGGGCATGGTGCACGTGTACAAGGGAGTGGCCGGCAGCATCCGCTCCGTCTGCTGCCACCCGACTCTGCCCATCGTGGCGAGCTGCGGCCTCGACCGCTTCGTCAGAGTTCATGACCTTCACTCCCGCCTGCTCATCACCAAG CTGTACCTCAAGTCGAGGCTCAACTGCCTGCTGATGCGAACAGACTTCACCGTTGAAGACGAGGAAGAGAATAAAGACGAAGAAGAGGCTGCAGCCGATGATGAACTCTGGGAAGAGATGGAGGAAGTCGATGAAATGGCCGACGTTTCGGTGAAGAAGGTCCCCACGAAGAGAAGCCGCGAAGTCACCGTCGCAAAGAGCAAAAAGAGGAGAAAATCCATTAAAAAGGATGGCTAG
- the LOC119374464 gene encoding histone H2B, with translation MPPQPSGKAIKKAGKAQKAVRATDKKKKKRRRKESFSIYIYKVLKQVHPDTGVSSKAMSIMNSFVNDIFERIAAEASRLAHYNKRSTITSREVQTAVRLLLPGELAKHAVSEGTKAVTKYTSSK, from the coding sequence ATGCCACCCCAGCCGAGCGGTAAAGCGATCAAGAAGGCCGGCAAGGCTCAGAAGGCCGTGCGCGCTACcgacaagaagaaaaagaagcgcaggaggaaggagagcttCAGCATCTACATTTACAAGGTTCTCAAGCAGGTACACCCTGACACCGGCGTGTCGAGCAAGGCGATGTCGATCATGAACAGCTTTGTCAACGACATCTTCGAACGCATCGCTGCCGAGGCGTCGCGGCTGGCGCACTACAACAAGCGGTCCACCATCACCAGCCGCGAAGTGCAGACCGCCGTTCGCCTGTTGCTACCTGGAGAGCTCGCCAAGCACGCGGTCTCCGAAGGCACGAAGGCCGTCACGAAGTACACTTCCTCCAAGTAA
- the LOC119373861 gene encoding histone H4: MSGRGKGGKGLGKGGAKRHRKVLRDNIQGITKPAIRRLARRGGVKRISGLIYEETRGVLKVFLENVIRDAVTYTEHAKRKTVTAMDVVYALKRQGRTLYGFGG, translated from the coding sequence ATGTCTGGACGAGGAAAGGGCGGAAAAGGACTTGGAAAAGGAGGTGCCAAGCGTCACCGCAAGGTTCTTCGTGACAACATCCAGGGGATCACAAAGCCAGCTATTCGTCGTCTTGCCCGCCGTGGCGGCGTGAAGCGAATCTCCGGTCTCATCTACGAAGAAACCAGAGGTGTGCTGAAGGTGTTCCTGGAGAACGTCATTCGTGATGCGGTCACTTACACGGAGCACGCCAAGAGAAAAACGGTGACTGCCATGGACGTTGTCTACGCGCTCAAGCGACAGGGCCGGACCCTGTACGGCTTCGGCGGCTAA